The Streptococcus suis DNA window TAACTCTTTGTCAAAGTCAAATGTTGGTTCAGCTTTACGGATGATGACATTATTTCCTGAAGTGACGAATTCGATTTCTTCACCAATTTCTGCACCAAGTACTTCTTTAATAGCGTTTGGGATAGTGATAACAGTGCTGTTACCTGTTTTGCGTAATAAAACATTCATCGGATATACCTCCTGCATTTGTAAATACATTATACATGATATATACAAAAAATAAAAGTGAATACTACTAGTTGCTCCTATTTTCTTGAATCATGATAAGGTAAACTTTTGTATTTTCTGGTTCGATTTTGCTTAATTTGCTTGAAAATTTACCTTATTTTGATGAAATTAGTTGAAATTGGATGAAATTATGGATTTTGAAAATTCATGAAAACGTTGATTTTAAAGGCTTTTGAAATTAGTTGAAATAAACAATGCTCCAACCAGGTCTTAAGAAAGCACGTAAAGCATCACAATTCTCTATCATTTAAATTAATTGATTTCTTCAGAGAAAGACTGTAAAATTTTGATATAATGTCAAGGATGGTCTGATAGATATTTAAAAGATAATGTTCAAAAGAATTACAGGTGAAAATTAAAAATATGTAAGATTGGACAGAAGTCTTTCTACGATCATCCATGCGGAAACAAATTATATGAAATAAAAGGAATAACCAATGACCGGAAACTATTCAACACGTGAATACCGAGAGAAATTATATGATGACCTTCATGTTCGGTTAAGTGATACAGTGATTTTGATGTGTGCGATTTTTATTGCCTCTATAGGTCTAAATATGAATTCAACAGCTGTCATTGTTGGAGCCATGCTGATTTCCCCTCTTATGACACCGATTGTTGGACTGGGATTCGGTTTAGCAATTTTTGATACACGTTTAATCAAACAATCTCTAGAGGTTTTATTCACTGAAGTATTGGTCAGTTTGCTTGTATCGACTCTGTATTTCTGGATTTCTCCCTTATCTTACGCAAGTAGCGAGTTGATTGCACGAACCTCTCCAACCATTTGGGATGTTGTCATTGCTATTGCTGGTGGGATAGCAGGTGTCATTGGTTCAAGGAAAAAAGAAGCAAACAATATCGTGCCAGGAGTAGCCATCGCAACAGCTCTAATGCCACCTATCTGTACTGCGGGGTATGGTTTAGCTAATGGAAATGTACGATATTTATTTGGGGCTCTCTATCTTTTCTTGATCAACTGTGTCTTTATCATGCTAACCAATATTATTGGAACAAGAATTTTGATGAGAAAATCTCCCTTAAGTTCATTTAAAGAGCTAAACATTAAAATGAGAATTGGGTTGATATTCTTGATTGTATTATTGGTCCTTCCAGCAAGCTATTCAGCAGTCACTCTGACGATGGATCAAGCGCGAAAAGAAGGGATCAAACAGTTTGTAGGAAAAGAGTTCGCCAATCATACGGTCATTAATCAACTCTACAAGTCAAGGAATAATGAATTGGTCTTGACGGTTGTTGGAGATCCAATTTCAAAAGAAGAATTAGAAACAATTCGCCAAAAACAAGCCTCTTACGGTATTCAATCTGTTCAATTGAAAGTCAATCAAGTCCATAATTCGACAAAATTAGATAGTGAGACGACCAAGGAATTTTACGAAAACATTGACAAGTATATCGATCAAAAACTCTCTGAAAAAAATTCACAAAACGATCTCGTAAAAGAAATTGAAGCAGACAAGGATTGAGGACGATGAACTGAATAGGTTTTTATGTCGTGTTTTTCTTGTTTGTTCTTCTTTCTTACCTATAACAAAATAAAATTGATGAATACGAGATTTTTCTTTAGATGAAAGAAAGTACATTAAAGTATTTTACTGTAAATTCAATTTATAAAAAAACAACAAGAAAGAAAATATAAATTTTGCGTTTTTCTTTCTGGTTGTTTTCTGATAACGGAGGTTTGCTCAAATGCTATAAGAAATAAATTAGGAGGTCTATCACCTAAAAAAAATGTATGTAACAAAAAATAATTTAACTAATGGTGTGAACTTTTAGTATTTATCAGCTCAATTCGTGTATTTTTAGGATAAAGTTCACACCATTCAGATGAAATTAGTTGGAATTGGATGAATTGTGAGTTTTGAAAACTTGTGGAAACATTGATATTACAAGCTTTTGAAATTTATTCAAAGAAATATCTTTCCAACCAGGTCTTAAGAAATGAAGTATCCATAACTAGGATTCTTGCCCCGAATTGGCCCCCAATTTTGAGGAAACATGAAGAATTTTAGTGATACTAAGTTATATTACTAATAATTAAGAATCCTTTAATAATGGGTATTAAGATGCTAAAGGAAGAACCGAGAATATTTAAATTATATTCAGCAGATAAGTTTTATCTTATAGAGGTTAAAAACGTTTTAGCTATTCACTTAGTGGAAGGAGGAATAGAAGATGAACAGGAAAGAGCTTTACAAAGATAAGTTACAGATGGATTATTTCTCAGAAAGCTATATCAAGTTTGAAGAAGATTTTTACCGTTACTCAGCTGATGGAACACCCTTGACTTTTATCATTGATGATATCCTGCTTTCCATGGCACTCTCTCATAAAAATTACTTCAAACTCAACAAAGAAAAGTCGGTTGATGGACGAGACCATTATTTCCAATTTCAAGTTACCTTGAAAGCTGATAATAAGAATGTCAGGACGTTTCAATATGTCGGTCAACGTACAACTCAAAAAGTTGGTTAAGATGAATTTAAGGTCCCATTTATATACTATAAACAATCCAAAATTTTTTCTTTTTCATAATCTCCTTGAGGCAGCTAATGTTTAACATGGCTGCTTCTTTTTGTTGAACAGATAGTTTCCGTAAAAATGGACTATTTCAAAAAAGTCTCTTTCAATGGACTTTGATATTTCTTTCCAGAAAATATAAATTTTTCGGAAATATAACTCTTTTTCTATGTAGGGTTTTGTTGCGAAGTTTGAAAATCAGATTTAGATAGTTTATCTCTACCTTGATCAGCAAGTTGACCATTTATTTCATTTAAAAAATCATTAAAGAAATCACCTTTTAAAGACAATATAGCATTGGAACTCTGATTAATAAGATGACTAAATCCATTACCTGAGGATCCAGGCTTTAATCAAAAAATAAAAGTTGCCTAATCAGTTCAGCCCTAGATAAAAAATAGTCCGAATTATTGACTTATGAGCAACTAAATACTCGGATTTACTTTAACTAGTTATTGTTAACTAAGTTGTTATAAAAGTTAACTTTTGCCATTTGATAATAAGGTCCTACCCAGATTACTAATAACCCTGCTGTTAGAACAACTAAAATCCACCAACCAATAAAACTAATCAATAATTTAAAATACTGCCATTTATGACCATCCATCAATTCACGGCTTCTAGAAATCGCTTCAATATAACCAATTGATTCACCGCTATCCAAAGCATCACGATATATCAATATTGCTTGTGAATATGCTAATGATTTAACAATACCAGGAACAATCAAAAGTACTGTCCATAATACAGTCCAGATAGTTTGTAAAATCAAGATCACTATCGCCCCAATGAAATAAGAACCATTGGAAAAAATCGTTCCCCATTTTTTAATAGGTTGTGTGTAATCTTCACGATCTCTAATCGCATCAAGTACAACAAATAATAGACCACTTGTAATAATACTAAATACAAGCGTCGTAGTCATTGATAATGACGAACTACTGAAATTGTTGTTCGTAATCAATAAGGACTCGGCTTGCGAAGATGCGTTATTCGTTAACAATAACCCTTTATAAATTACCTCTAAATCCAGTGCTAAAAAATCCAAAACATATTGTAAATAGAAATAGATAAAATACGGTATAAATAATATTAGAAAAAAACTTAAATGCTGCTTCAGTAGTTTTTTTGCATTTAATTTTAATTGACTATTATTCATGATACATTTCCCCCATTTAGGCAATACGCAGATTATTCATCTTCTTCATAATCAAATAAATCGCCTGGCTGACAATCCAACACTTGGCATAACTTATTTAAAGTAGAAAAACGAATACCTTTTGCCTTTCCTGTCTTTAAAATTGATAAATTAGCGGGCGTAATGCCAATCTGTTCAGCTAATTCTTTTCCTGATATATGTCGCTTTAACATCATAAAATCTAACTTTGTTAAGATCATATCCTTCTCCAACTAAACAAATTCATCATTTTCAACCTTCAGTTGCATACCTGAATGAAATACCTGATAAACAACATACAAAATAGCAACAAATAATAATTCTGTTAGCCACAATCCGACACTATCATTTCGTCGAATGGCTGATACATGGAGGTCGTTAGATGCAATACAAGGATAAAGTAATACTAATTGCATGAATTGTGTTACAACGGCTGTTATTGCTGCTAAAAACAACTTTTTTATATAACGTAAGTTAACGGTTGTAAAATAGTTTCCCTGTTGAATACTAGTAATTAATTTTCTAATCATTATCATAATGATAAAAATCATGATAATGATTATTAGATGAATAATGATCGTTATACCACTTAAAAACTGTTGTCCTAATGTATTAGGTGTAATGATTTTGAAATAATACACAAAAAATTTACTATACATACTATTGCTAGCTGAGTTAATTGATCGAATTAGCCAATAAACATTTTGTAAGGCTGCAATCATTAATATTAACTGCACTAACCATGTTAAGACCTTAAAAATTGTTAACGACATATTTTTAATCGTAGATTTTGCCATTTTTTCTCCTGTATTCAAAATTACTCTTTTTCGAATATAAATTATTATAAAACAATAATTAGCACTTGTAAAGAAATATATATCAGTACAGATATACGGTTCTGTTGCAAAGTTTTAAATAAAGAATAAAATCCCTTACGGTATCTATGATTTAAGCTGTTATTCCCATTAATACCTTGATTTCAGTAGACACCGAAAAGCCGAAGAGCGTTCCATTTCTTCGGTTCTTTTTATTTATTCCTCGAATGGTCTCCATGCCCTTAATCGTGGAAGAGGCTGTACGGAGACTTTGATAAAATTTATTTCGTCGTTTAATAGGTCGATGGTCTTGTTCTATTAAATTATTAAGATACTTCACAGTTCGGTGCTCTGTCTTAGTATATAAACCCACACTCTGTAACTTTCTAAAGGCGGAGCCAAGAGAAGGTGCTTTATCGGTCACAATTGCTTTCGGCTCACCAAACTGTTTATGGAGTCGTTTTAAGAAAGCATAGGCTGCTTGCGTATCCCGTTTCTTTCGTAACCAGATATCTAAGGTTAAGCCTTCGGCATCAATTGCACGATAAAGATAATGCCAACGTCCCTTAATTTTGATATAGGTTTCGTCCATTTTCCATGAATAGAAGGATTGTCTATTTTTCTTCTTCCAAAGATAATAGAGGACTTTGCTGTACTCTTGCACCCAACGATAAATCGTAGTATGACAAACATTTATTCCACGATCATATAACAATTCCTGAACTTCACGATAACTTAGATTGTAACGCAGGTAGTAACCAACAGCGACAATAATGACGTCTTTTTTGAATTGTTTCCCTTTAAAATGATTCATTACCCTGTCCTCTCTGTCTTTTTTCTCAATTTTACACTAAAATAGATTTTTTGGAAAACTTTGCAACAGAACCACTGAGAAGAAGAGGGAGGATCAAAAAAGCCATCCACAAAGGTAGATAGCTGATAATTGTTTATTTAGTAATAGTTGAATCCATAATAATGCTTTTTAGCTTGGAGACATAGACAATTTGTCTCGTAATATACTAGGAAATTACCTCACCTGTCCTCGTTTGTAGGAGTTGTTATAGACCTGAAAATCATGATCGTGCAACGACTCTGCTGCATCAGCCAACCAATTGACATTTCGTATTAGACCGCGTCCCACTTGAATGAGATCAGCTTGTCCTGTTTGCAATAGATACTCACCTAACTCCGGATTATGTAACAAACCAACTGCTGTTACTGGAATGGAGACTGCTTGTTTGATTTGTGCTGAAAATGTAGCTTGATAGCCTCCATAAATAGGAATATTGGGCTTCACATCCATCAAACCACCCGTAGAAATATCTAAACAAGCCACCCCAAGTTCCTCTAGCCATTTGGCAATTTGTTGGTAATCTTGAAGAGTATTTTGTGTTCCTGTTTCATCATAAGCTGTTGCTGATAAACGCACCCAAATTGGTCCACAAAATACCGTTTTAACTCCTTCAATTATCTCCTTCAAAAACCGGAAACGTTTTTCTAAAGTTCCGCCATATTCATCAGAACGTAGGTTAGTTAACGGCTCCAAAAACTCATTTACCAGGTAACCATGTGCACCATGTATTTCAATCATATCGTAACCAGCATCTTGAGCTCTTCGAGCAGCAGATACAAAAGCTGACTGAACACGTTGAATATCGTCTAAGGTCATTTCTTTTGGTACTTGATATTCTTTACTGTACCCTACAGCACTTGGGCCGATTGGCTGTAAAGCATCAGCAGCTTTTCGCCCACCATGGCTAAGCTGAATTCCAACTTTACTTCCAAATGCTTTCAACTCCATTACTAAGTCCGCTAAGGCCCTACCTTGACGATCAGACCATATTCCCAAATCACGATTGGACAAGCGCCCATCTGGTTCTACCGCAGTAGCCTCTTGGATAATGAGTCCAACCCCACCAATCGCACGCGCCCCATAATGAACATGATGAAAAGCCGTGGGTAAGCCATCCTCATTTTTAACCTCGTACATGCACATAGGTGGCATAACCACACGATTCTTTAATGACAAACCTGCCATTTCAACTGGTGATAAAAGTAAAGACATGAGAACCTCCTTTAAATGCTAATATAGTCATTTGAATTAGCGTAGATGCATCGTCACTTTCGGCTTGCCGTACTCTAGTACTGTCTGCACCGTAGTTCCTTGTCTGAAAGCTAATTCATTCGACTATACTCAATTAAAATCACTAACTTTAATTAAATAATAGTATACCACGATTCTCGAAAACGTTGGAAAATGAAATAGAAAAACTCCTTGAAATACACAAGGAGCGAAAAATTAAGCTTTCCAACGTTGCGTTTTTTTCAACATCATAGGATAACTTGCCTTCATAAAGAATTTAACAAGGGCATTACCTTGCCCGTTGGCAATCGCTGTTTTCCCCTTATTTACCATTTGTTCAAATGTAATATCAGGTTCAACAAATGCACCATTTACATAGCAATAGGAGCAATAAATCTGTGATTGACTCCCATCTTTTTCACTTCCACGGACATCTTGACCATGCAATTCAAGCGGCATAGAACAAGATTGACAAAATTTTTCCATAATCAATACTTCCCTTCTTTTAAGGATTCTATTTTTTAATAAAAAATAGGAGCTAATAGCAAGATAACCAACAAAGCTAAAATATGACCTACTGTCACCAGAATAAACGAATACTTAAGCCCACGTTTCATACTTAGTCTTGATAGATTATGGAAGGTAATCATCACACCAGACTGAGGCACTACTGTCAAGATAGCTGACGCAACAACTACCACACGATGAAGCAATTCTGGATTGATACCCATTTTCCATATAAGTAGGCAAAAAATGACTGGAGGCGATACCAACAGCCCCTGATGAATAGCCAATAATACCACTAACCAATGCTGTCGAGAAAGACAAACTAATCAATGGGGAGCCAGGAATTTGTTGAAACCATTCTTGAATAACAGCAAATCCAGCAGACAGGGTTAACACTGTCCCAAAAGCTACAGTGCTAGAAGTCTGAAATGCTGGTACAACAGATGCTATGGTTGCAGTATTTAAAATCTCTTTTTGGTTTGGTAAGTATGGATAGAAAATCAAGGCTGATAGGATGATAGAGATAAGTAATCCAATTGCTAAGACATTGGGAGTTTGGTTCATAAGGAAAATCGTTCCAATCAAACTCCATAAAGGCAAAACTTATAGAAACAGATTGGGTGCCTAATCAGCTAATGCTACTGAAGTATCATCCTCTTCCTCTGTATAAGTTTCTCCATCTGCTAGACTTTTCTTTAAACAGTAGGCCATATAGAGCATTCCGAATACTAATAGTGTTAAACTAGCTGCCAAACTGATAACTGGTGTCGCTGTCAAACTGGTTCCTAATACCTTTGTTGGAATAACATTTTGAATAGAGGGGGCACCTGGTAAAGTAGCCATTGTGTAGGTCCCTGCTCCCAAAAAGACCGGTAGCGGGAAAAGCGCCCAGTTAATATTTAATTCCTTAAAAAGGGGGCGAGACAAAGGGAGTAAAGTAAAAATCACTACAAAGATACTCACGCCACCATAGGTTAAAATAGAAGCAATCAATGTAATAGCCAACAAACCTTTATAAGGACTATCTTTGCCCATCACTTTTAAAATACTATTAGCAATCGTCTGCGTAGCTCCACTTGCTTCCATATACTGGGCTAAAATAGACCCCAACATAAAAATGGCAAAATTATTGATTAAAAAACCAGCTAACCCAGCCATATAAGACTGCTCTTTCCCCAACATGACTTCCAAAACATTCATTTGGTTTGTCAAGATAATGATTAAACTAGCAAGCGGGGGCAGCAATAATCACATGTAAGTTCTTTGATGTCCAATAAATAATGGCAATAATAGCCAATAACACTCCTAAAGTCGCTAAGATTGTCATAAATCTCCTAAAACGTATCTCCTTATCTCATTTTGTTCCCCTAAATCTCTTAACATTTCTCCAACTGTCTTGTTTAAACCAGGGTGGCAATAATCTATCGCTATATCAGAAAGTGGCTTAAGTACAAAGCCACGCTCATGGGCATAGGGATGAGGAACGATTAAATTCTCCTCCTGAATCATTTCCTTATTCCAGAACACGATATCCAAATCAATGGTTCGTTGACCCCATTTTTCAATTCTTACTCTGTCTAGGGCCAGTTCGATTTCCTGACAAACAATGAGAAAATCTTCTGCTGGTAAATTGGTATATACCAAACAAGCCAAATTTAAGAAATCTGCTTGATCTGTCTTTCCCCAAGCTGGAGTTTTATAAATGGGGGAAACCAAACCAAGTTGGCAGTCTGGATGGTTGTCTAATTGCTCCAAAGCGGCTTGCAAATAAGCCAGTCTGTCCCCCATATTACTCCCAATGCTCAGATAGGCATGATTTTTCATGGTCGCTCACGCTCCAATTCAATCCCAACAGCATCGTAATGGCCAGCAATTGGTGGATTTTCCTTGTAAATGGCCAAACGAATCTTTTCCACTTTTGGAAACTGACTAAAAATTTCTTGGCAAATGACACCTGCTACCTTTTCAATAAGAAGATATGGCTTTCCCTCCACGACTGCCTTAATCGTTTCAAAAACCATACCATAGTGAACTGTATCTTCTAAATTGTCAGTTTTTGAGGCCGCAGTTAGGTCAACAAACAAATCACAGTCTACAGTGAAAATTTGACCAAGGACCTGTTCTTCCTTAAAGGCTCCATGATAGCCATAAAATCGACATTTTTCCAGCGAAATCTTATCCATTCTGCCCTCCTGCAGTTAACTGAGCCCAAACTTTTACAATATCTCTGTTGGCTGCCACATTATGAACACGGACCATTTTGCATCCCTTTTGCACTGCCCATGCAGACAGGGCTGCTGTTGCTTGATCACGGTCAACAGGTAAACTATTTCCACCTATTAGGTAATCAACCACCCTTTTGCGAGAAATACCAAACAATACTGGGTAACCAAGACTGGTAATTTGGTTCAATCCGTGTAGGAGGTCCAGATTATGTTGGACATTTTTTGAAAAACCAAATCCAGGATCCAACCAAATGTTATCTGCTGCAACTCCAGCCTCTAAGGCTGCTTGCGCACGCTCCACCAGAAAGTTTTTTACTTCTCCTACAATATCGTCATAGACTTCTTCTTTTTGATTGTGCATGAGAATGATTGGTACTTTATACTCTGCGGCTAAAGCCAACATATCTCCATCATAAAGGCCAGCCCAAACATCATTCAAGATATCCGCACCCGCTTCTAGGGCTGCACGGGCCGTGCTCGTTTTATAGGTGTCAATGCTGACCGAACAATCGTAATTTTCTTTTATTGCACGGATAATCGGAACCACTCGTGCGATCTCATCTTCTTCAGACACAAATGTTGCACCAGGTCGCGTGGACTCCCCTCCAACATCGATGACAGTCGCTCCTTCCAACAACAACTTTTCAACTTGGGCTAGAGCAGACTCGATTTCATTATAGTTACCACCATCTGAAAAAGAATCCGGTGTCACATTGAGTATTCCCATAATTGATATTTGATGGGCTAATTGTTCAATAGACATAGAACCCCCTATTTATTGTGAATCATGGACAAGAGTTCTCGGCGCAAAACAGCATCTTCTTTATATTTTCCAAGAGCAACTGTGGTCACTGTCTTACTACCAGGTTTGCGTATTCCACGCATACTCATGCACATATGTTCCGCTTCAACCATGACAAATACACCTTCTGGCTCAAGGGCATCTTGAAGAGCATGAGCCACTTGATGAGTTAAGCGTTCCTGCAATTGAGGTCGCCGGCTTGCCACCTCCACTGCACGCGCTAGCTTACTCAGACCAGTTACACGGCCTTTGCTTGGAATATAGGCTACATGAGCAATCCCATAAAATGGCACCAAGTGGTGCTCACACATGGAGTGGAAAGGAATATCCTTCACCAAAACAACCTCTTCATGACCTTCTGAAAAAACGGCTGTAAACTGGTCTTTGGGATCCTCTTTTAGCCCATTAAACATTTCCAAGTACATCTTAGTCACCCGTTTCGGTGTATCAAGTAGACCTTCACGGTTTGGATCTTCACCCAATAATTCCAATAATTGGTAAATAGTTTGTTCGATTTGTTCTTGTTTTGACATAATACATCCTAAATCATTTGATTCTTTATTATACCCTAAATTAGATTTTCAGAAAAGACCTTTCATCTTCTCAATTTCAAGACTGTACCCAATCAGAAAACCTCCCAAAGATTTCTCTCCATTCTCCTTTGTGGTATAATGGAATCATTCATTTACAAGGAGCCCTCTATGACTAAGAAACCAGTCCAATTAGCGACAATTTGTTACATTGATAATGGCAAGGAATTTCTCCTCCTTCATCGAAATAAGAAAGAAAATGACGTCCATGAAGGGAAGTGGATTGGGGTGGGTGGCAAACTTGAACCAGGTGAAACCCCTCAAGCCTGCGCCATTCGTGAAGTCTTTGAGGAGACAGGTCTAACTGTTACAAAGCATGCCTTAAAAGGAATTATCACCTTTCCAGATTTCACCCCTAATTGTGATTGGTACACCTATGTCTTTAAAATAACAGGCTTTGAAGGAATAATTATTGAGTGTAATGAAGGTGATTTGGAATGGGTTCCCTACGATCAGGTTTTATCAAAGCCGACTTGGGAAGGCGACCGTCATTTTCAACAGTGGCTTCTGGAAAATCGCCCCTTTTTCTCTGCTAGTTTTCAATATGATGGAGACACACTCGTCGATTATAGTGTCGATTTTTATGGTGAGTAGGCTATCCCATCAGTCTATTTCAAAATAGAAAAAAAGCCTTGGTAGACACACAAACCAAGGTTTTCTGTATTATAAGAATTTCTTCTTAGGCATTTGTTTATTTAACACAACATCCAGCGGACCCGCTGATAAGACTGTATCTACCAAACGCTTATCTGTAATTTTCTTATCAAGAAGGACTTGATATTCTAAAACAAGCGCTTCTTTTTTCTTTTTGTATTTAAGGGATAATAAATCAGACTGCTTACAAGACTTACCAAATTGATTTTCAAAAAACTGATCATAATTGAAATTCATAGGGACTGTCACTAAGAGATGGCGACGATTTTGATTGACTTGAACAAAACTGATGTTTTCAAAAATCAAGATACAAGCTGATAAGATGACTGTTGTAAATATGGCTAAACCAAGGAAGCCCATTCCTGTTGCAAGACCAATAGCCATCGCCAGCAAGACTGCAAGCATTTCTTTTGATGAACCTGCTGCCGAGCGGAATTTAATTAGACTAAAGGTCCCCGCTACCGCAACACCTGCACCTAAGTTCCCGTTTACCAAAGAAATGATAACAGCAATCAAGGCCGGCATGAGACTTAGAGTGATAACGAATTCCTTTGTATAATTCGATTTATATTTGTAAACAGCCGCTAAGAGTACCCCCATGGATAGACTGACTCCGAAAACCAGGACCATCTGGACTAGGTTGATACTACTATTGGCTGTTGAAAAGATACTATTATACAGCTGCATGATGAATGACTTCCTCTTCTACGATGTCGTGGGCTAGCTTATAAGCATTGCCATATTTTGAAAACGATTGTTTTTCGATATTGTATTTTTCCAACAAGGCAACCAACCAATCTGGACGTTCCTCTGGAACTTTGATTTCCATGATGACCTTTTTAGGATCTAGCAAGGCTTTACCAAATCTCCCTACCATTACATTGACATTATAGTCACGATATACGAGGTTTTTATCAATGGTTAAGCGAACTTTTTTGTCCTTAATACCCTTATATGATACGCGATCATAATAAATATACATTTTAGGTTTGATGACACCATAACGTTTTCTCAACTGTTCCAGTTCTGATATTACTTTTTCATCTTTGATAGTAGCATCAATAACACCATTTTTAATGTAATTTGTAACAGATACTGGATTAGATGTTAGACGATATTTATAGCCAATTTTATTTTCCTTTTTCTTGATTTCCAAAAAGGCTTGACTTGTTTCTGATGGAATTTCATCATACACACGCATACGAATTTTTTCACGTCCATTTTTCTTAGCAAGAGAATCTTGAATCATATCAAAATCTTCATTGTCAAAGTAAATATTCGTAATCGTTGATGTAGCAAATTCATCTTCGGTCATATGTTGACGAAGTTCTTTCTCAAATTCTACAAATACATCCATATCAACAATATATTTGGTTTCTTTACGTTTAAATTGCTTTTGTACGATTCTTGTTTTCATTGCTTTACCTCTTCTATCCTAAATCTTGAATTTTGACAGGTTCCTGTCTTGTTTACAAAATATAGTTTACCGACCAAGCTTTAAATGAAACTGAAAATAGCATTAAACAAAACTTAAACTGAAGGAAGGTGAAATTCTTTTGTCACATTCTAATCTATGCTACAATAGTCCTATCAATAGTAAGGCAAGGAGAATCCCATGTACGAATTTGTCCTAGAATACGGCTCTTTCCCCGTAAAACTCAGCGATGGTTTTGTCAACAATCGCTCAGAAATCCCTGA harbors:
- a CDS encoding AbrB/MazE/SpoVT family DNA-binding domain-containing protein, with amino-acid sequence MNVLLRKTGNSTVITIPNAIKEVLGAEIGEEIEFVTSGNNVIIRKAEPTFDFDKELEKAMSQYDELLKELVDK
- a CDS encoding DUF389 domain-containing protein translates to MTGNYSTREYREKLYDDLHVRLSDTVILMCAIFIASIGLNMNSTAVIVGAMLISPLMTPIVGLGFGLAIFDTRLIKQSLEVLFTEVLVSLLVSTLYFWISPLSYASSELIARTSPTIWDVVIAIAGGIAGVIGSRKKEANNIVPGVAIATALMPPICTAGYGLANGNVRYLFGALYLFLINCVFIMLTNIIGTRILMRKSPLSSFKELNIKMRIGLIFLIVLLVLPASYSAVTLTMDQARKEGIKQFVGKEFANHTVINQLYKSRNNELVLTVVGDPISKEELETIRQKQASYGIQSVQLKVNQVHNSTKLDSETTKEFYENIDKYIDQKLSEKNSQNDLVKEIEADKD
- a CDS encoding DUF975 family protein, whose translation is MNNSQLKLNAKKLLKQHLSFFLILFIPYFIYFYLQYVLDFLALDLEVIYKGLLLTNNASSQAESLLITNNNFSSSSLSMTTTLVFSIITSGLLFVVLDAIRDREDYTQPIKKWGTIFSNGSYFIGAIVILILQTIWTVLWTVLLIVPGIVKSLAYSQAILIYRDALDSGESIGYIEAISRSRELMDGHKWQYFKLLISFIGWWILVVLTAGLLVIWVGPYYQMAKVNFYNNLVNNN
- a CDS encoding transcriptional regulator, translated to MILTKLDFMMLKRHISGKELAEQIGITPANLSILKTGKAKGIRFSTLNKLCQVLDCQPGDLFDYEEDE
- a CDS encoding DUF2975 domain-containing protein, giving the protein MAKSTIKNMSLTIFKVLTWLVQLILMIAALQNVYWLIRSINSASNSMYSKFFVYYFKIITPNTLGQQFLSGITIIIHLIIIIMIFIIMIMIRKLITSIQQGNYFTTVNLRYIKKLFLAAITAVVTQFMQLVLLYPCIASNDLHVSAIRRNDSVGLWLTELLFVAILYVVYQVFHSGMQLKVENDEFV
- a CDS encoding IS6 family transposase, translating into MNHFKGKQFKKDVIIVAVGYYLRYNLSYREVQELLYDRGINVCHTTIYRWVQEYSKVLYYLWKKKNRQSFYSWKMDETYIKIKGRWHYLYRAIDAEGLTLDIWLRKKRDTQAAYAFLKRLHKQFGEPKAIVTDKAPSLGSAFRKLQSVGLYTKTEHRTVKYLNNLIEQDHRPIKRRNKFYQSLRTASSTIKGMETIRGINKKNRRNGTLFGFSVSTEIKVLMGITA
- a CDS encoding NADH:flavin oxidoreductase/NADH oxidase — encoded protein: MSLLLSPVEMAGLSLKNRVVMPPMCMYEVKNEDGLPTAFHHVHYGARAIGGVGLIIQEATAVEPDGRLSNRDLGIWSDRQGRALADLVMELKAFGSKVGIQLSHGGRKAADALQPIGPSAVGYSKEYQVPKEMTLDDIQRVQSAFVSAARRAQDAGYDMIEIHGAHGYLVNEFLEPLTNLRSDEYGGTLEKRFRFLKEIIEGVKTVFCGPIWVRLSATAYDETGTQNTLQDYQQIAKWLEELGVACLDISTGGLMDVKPNIPIYGGYQATFSAQIKQAVSIPVTAVGLLHNPELGEYLLQTGQADLIQVGRGLIRNVNWLADAAESLHDHDFQVYNNSYKRGQVR
- the folK gene encoding 2-amino-4-hydroxy-6-hydroxymethyldihydropteridine diphosphokinase, with translation MKNHAYLSIGSNMGDRLAYLQAALEQLDNHPDCQLGLVSPIYKTPAWGKTDQADFLNLACLVYTNLPAEDFLIVCQEIELALDRVRIEKWGQRTIDLDIVFWNKEMIQEENLIVPHPYAHERGFVLKPLSDIAIDYCHPGLNKTVGEMLRDLGEQNEIRRYVLGDL
- the folB gene encoding dihydroneopterin aldolase; the encoded protein is MDKISLEKCRFYGYHGAFKEEQVLGQIFTVDCDLFVDLTAASKTDNLEDTVHYGMVFETIKAVVEGKPYLLIEKVAGVICQEIFSQFPKVEKIRLAIYKENPPIAGHYDAVGIELERERP
- the folP gene encoding dihydropteroate synthase, translating into MSIEQLAHQISIMGILNVTPDSFSDGGNYNEIESALAQVEKLLLEGATVIDVGGESTRPGATFVSEEDEIARVVPIIRAIKENYDCSVSIDTYKTSTARAALEAGADILNDVWAGLYDGDMLALAAEYKVPIILMHNQKEEVYDDIVGEVKNFLVERAQAALEAGVAADNIWLDPGFGFSKNVQHNLDLLHGLNQITSLGYPVLFGISRKRVVDYLIGGNSLPVDRDQATAALSAWAVQKGCKMVRVHNVAANRDIVKVWAQLTAGGQNG